A genomic region of Blastocatellia bacterium contains the following coding sequences:
- a CDS encoding cbb3-type cytochrome c oxidase subunit I has protein sequence VIAITVLLLALERIAHVGIFDPALGGDPVLFQHLFWFYSHPAVYIMILPAMGVISELIANMARKNIFGYKFVAFSSIAIAVFGFLVWGHHLFTSTQSIYAGMVFSILSYAVAIPSAIKVFNWTATLYRGSISYDTPMLYAFGFIGFFIIGGMTGLFLAALGLDIHMHDTYFVVAHFHYIMVGGAVMGYLGGMHFWWPKITGRLYPEGWARFGALVVFVGFNLTFFPQFLLGYMGMPRRYHAYPDHFQVLNVMSTAGASVLGVGYLIPMIYLAWSLKYGPKAPANPWGAVGLEWTTPSPPPTENFYQTPVVTWDAYEFRPIEEAEVVGATRPDEPLG, from the coding sequence GTCATCGCCATCACCGTGCTGTTACTAGCGCTAGAGCGCATCGCCCACGTCGGCATTTTCGACCCGGCCCTCGGCGGCGACCCTGTGCTGTTCCAGCACCTCTTCTGGTTCTACTCGCACCCGGCGGTCTACATCATGATCCTGCCGGCGATGGGGGTGATCTCCGAGCTGATCGCCAACATGGCGCGCAAGAACATCTTCGGCTACAAGTTCGTGGCCTTCTCATCGATTGCCATCGCGGTCTTCGGCTTCCTGGTCTGGGGGCATCACCTCTTCACCTCGACGCAATCGATCTACGCCGGCATGGTCTTTTCGATCCTCAGCTACGCGGTCGCCATTCCGTCAGCGATCAAAGTCTTCAACTGGACGGCGACCCTTTATAGAGGGTCAATCTCGTACGACACACCGATGTTGTATGCCTTCGGCTTCATCGGCTTCTTCATCATCGGCGGCATGACGGGGCTGTTTCTGGCGGCGCTCGGCCTCGACATTCACATGCACGACACTTACTTCGTGGTCGCGCACTTCCACTACATCATGGTGGGCGGGGCGGTGATGGGCTACCTCGGTGGCATGCACTTCTGGTGGCCGAAGATCACGGGCCGCCTGTACCCGGAAGGCTGGGCGCGGTTCGGGGCGCTGGTGGTCTTCGTCGGTTTCAACCTGACCTTCTTCCCGCAGTTCCTGCTCGGCTACATGGGCATGCCGCGCCGTTATCACGCCTACCCGGATCATTTTCAAGTGCTGAACGTGATGAGCACCGCCGGCGCGTCAGTCCTGGGCGTGGGCTATCTGATCCCGATGATCTACCTGGCGTGGTCATTGAAGTACGGCCCGAAAGCGCCGGCGAATCCCTGGGGGGCGGTCGGCTTGGAGTGGACGACGCCATCGCCGCCGCCGACCGAAAACTTCTACCAGACGCCGGTGGTGACCTGGGACGCTTACGAGTTCCGCCCGATTGAAGAAGCCGAAGTCGTCGGCGCGACGCGGCCCGACGAGCCCCTCGGCTAG
- a CDS encoding cytochrome c oxidase subunit 3 family protein translates to MADSHVTTHYGLAHHFDNMEQQKEAGSLGMWTFLITEIMFFGGMFLAYILYRGKYGNDFAIASSHLNWRLGGVNTIVLIVSSLTMAMAVYFSQKGNKKWLLICLVLTMMFGATFLVVKAFEYHEKYVTHHIPLRDFWSWTEPNGEALPGDSGHVQMFYWLYFAMTGVHALHMVVGLGIMAVIFWMAMRNRFTPEYHSPVEISGLYWHFVDIVWIFLFPLLYLLGAHLTH, encoded by the coding sequence TTGGCTGATAGTCATGTAACAACGCACTATGGGCTGGCGCACCACTTTGACAACATGGAGCAGCAGAAGGAGGCCGGCTCGCTGGGGATGTGGACGTTTCTGATCACCGAAATCATGTTCTTCGGCGGCATGTTTTTGGCCTACATCCTCTACCGCGGCAAGTATGGGAATGATTTCGCCATCGCCAGCTCGCACTTGAACTGGAGGCTCGGCGGCGTCAACACCATCGTGCTGATCGTCAGCTCCCTGACCATGGCCATGGCGGTCTACTTCTCGCAGAAAGGCAACAAGAAGTGGTTGCTGATCTGTCTGGTGCTGACCATGATGTTCGGCGCGACCTTCCTGGTCGTCAAGGCGTTCGAGTACCACGAGAAGTACGTCACCCACCACATCCCTCTGCGCGACTTCTGGAGCTGGACAGAGCCCAACGGCGAGGCGCTGCCGGGCGATTCGGGCCACGTGCAGATGTTCTACTGGCTCTATTTTGCGATGACCGGCGTGCATGCGCTGCACATGGTGGTCGGCTTAGGGATCATGGCGGTGATCTTCTGGATGGCGATGCGCAACCGCTTCACCCCGGAGTATCATTCGCCTGTAGAAATCAGTGGCCTCTACTGGCACTTCGTTGACATCGTCTGGATATTCCTTTTCCCGCTGCTCTATTTGCTGGGCGCGCACCTGACGCATTGA
- a CDS encoding cytochrome C oxidase subunit IV family protein yields MSEHVVTPKVYVSVFLALMVLTVLTVIVAYFDLHRLNVIIALGIAIIKASLVVLFFMHVRWSSTLTKVFVVAGLFWLVIMVSLTLADYLTRPSWSPSLPGPQ; encoded by the coding sequence ATGTCGGAACACGTCGTTACACCGAAAGTCTATGTCTCGGTCTTTCTGGCGCTGATGGTGCTGACGGTGCTGACCGTCATCGTCGCCTACTTTGATCTGCATCGTTTAAACGTCATCATCGCGCTCGGCATCGCGATCATCAAGGCGTCGCTCGTCGTCCTGTTCTTTATGCACGTGCGTTGGAGCTCGACGCTCACCAAGGTCTTCGTCGTCGCAGGCTTGTTCTGGCTGGTGATTATGGTATCGCTGACGCTGGCCGATTACCTGACGCGGCCTTCGTGGAGCCCGAGCCTGCCCGGCCCGCAATAG
- the arsS gene encoding arsenosugar biosynthesis radical SAM (seleno)protein ArsS (Some members of this family are selenoproteins.) produces MNLPVLAIKDFDETLAAHGLGELRAARPTTLQVNVGKVCNQACKHCHVDAGPSRTESMSRETAEQVLDAVRRFHIATVDITGGAPELNPNFEHLVTQSRRAGAHVMVRHNLTVQFVEGKQRLPEFFRDNRVEVIASLPYFLAQQTDAQRGAGVFDKSITALRRLNESGYGMEGTGLLLNLVYNPVGAFLPPNQEGIERDFKREMRARYDIAFDRLYTITNMPISRFLDYLRRSGNYERYMQKLVASFNPATVSGLMCRDLISVGWDGRLFDCDFNQMIELRLADGAPRTIKDFDLAGLAGRRINTANHCYGCTAGAGSSCGGATAG; encoded by the coding sequence GTGAATCTGCCCGTATTAGCGATTAAAGATTTTGACGAGACGCTCGCCGCGCACGGCCTGGGTGAGCTGCGCGCCGCGCGGCCCACGACCCTTCAGGTCAACGTCGGCAAGGTCTGCAATCAAGCCTGCAAGCATTGTCACGTAGACGCCGGGCCTTCCCGCACAGAGAGCATGAGCCGCGAAACCGCTGAGCAGGTGCTGGACGCTGTGCGCCGCTTCCATATCGCGACCGTTGATATTACGGGCGGCGCGCCCGAGCTGAACCCGAACTTTGAGCATCTCGTCACGCAGTCGCGCCGGGCCGGCGCCCATGTGATGGTGCGCCACAACCTGACCGTGCAGTTCGTCGAAGGCAAACAGCGCCTGCCGGAATTCTTCCGCGACAACCGTGTCGAAGTCATCGCCTCGCTGCCCTACTTTCTCGCGCAACAGACCGACGCGCAGCGCGGCGCGGGCGTCTTCGATAAGAGCATCACGGCATTGCGCCGCTTGAACGAAAGCGGTTACGGGATGGAAGGGACGGGGTTGTTGCTCAACCTCGTCTATAACCCTGTCGGCGCATTCCTGCCGCCGAATCAAGAGGGCATCGAGCGTGACTTTAAGCGCGAGATGCGGGCGCGTTACGACATCGCCTTCGACCGCCTCTACACGATCACCAACATGCCGATCAGCCGCTTCCTCGATTACCTGCGGCGCTCAGGGAATTACGAACGCTACATGCAGAAGCTGGTCGCGAGCTTTAACCCGGCGACGGTCAGCGGCTTGATGTGTCGTGATTTGATCAGCGTCGGCTGGGACGGGCGGCTCTTTGATTGCGATTTCAATCAGATGATCGAGCTGAGATTGGCGGACGGCGCGCCGCGGACGATTAAGGATTTCGACCTCGCGGGGCTCGCCGGGCGGCGCATCAATACCGCCAACCACTGCTATGGCTGCACGGCGGGCGCCGGCTCAAGCTGCGGCGGCGCCACCGCCGGTTGA
- a CDS encoding arsenosugar biosynthesis-associated peroxidase-like protein, with protein sequence MMHYYEEDDLERFGDIGKHRPDLFEKFMAWYEAVQQDGALSRREKALIGLAVAHALQCPYCIDAYAKACLEAGSNMEQMTEAIHMASAIRGGATLIHGVQAHNAVNKVSM encoded by the coding sequence ATCATGCACTACTACGAAGAAGACGACCTTGAGCGCTTTGGCGACATCGGCAAACACCGGCCTGACCTGTTCGAAAAATTCATGGCCTGGTATGAAGCCGTGCAGCAGGACGGGGCGCTGTCGCGGCGCGAGAAGGCGCTTATTGGCCTGGCCGTCGCCCACGCCTTGCAGTGCCCTTACTGCATTGACGCTTACGCTAAAGCCTGTCTCGAAGCCGGCTCGAACATGGAGCAGATGACCGAAGCGATTCACATGGCCTCGGCCATCCGCGGCGGCGCGACGCTCATCCACGGCGTGCAGGCACACAACGCCGTTAATAAGGTCTCGATGTGA
- a CDS encoding sodium/proton-translocating pyrophosphatase: protein AIIPEFVKVFTSTESRHTQEVVTSSREGGPSLNILSGLVAGNFSAYWLGISIVALMAIAFAFSTQGLEALMVAPAVFAFGLVAFGFLGMGPVTIAVDSYGPVTDNAQSVYELSLIEQVPNVEEELSRDYNISVNFERAKHLLEENDGAGNTFKATAKPVLIGTAVVGATTMIFSIIMMLTEGLKTEYMVNLSMLHAPFLLGLITGGAVIYWFTGASMQAVTTGAYRAVEYIKNNINLDTEKASVEDSKKVVEICTKYAQKGMFNIFLTVFFATLAFAFVEPFFFIGYLISIAIFGLYQAIFMANAGGAWDNAKKIVEVELKAKGTPLHDATVVGDTVGDPFKDTSSVALNPVIKFTTLFGLLAVELAVSLTEKRGEDFSHILAAVFFLVALFFVWRSFYGMRIKAEK from the coding sequence CGCCATCATTCCCGAGTTCGTGAAGGTCTTCACGTCGACGGAATCGCGCCACACGCAGGAAGTCGTCACGTCGTCGCGCGAGGGCGGCCCGTCGCTGAACATCCTGTCCGGCCTCGTCGCGGGCAACTTCAGCGCGTACTGGCTCGGCATCAGCATCGTCGCCTTGATGGCCATCGCCTTCGCCTTCAGCACGCAGGGGCTCGAAGCCCTGATGGTCGCGCCCGCCGTCTTCGCCTTCGGTCTCGTCGCCTTCGGCTTCCTCGGCATGGGTCCGGTGACCATTGCCGTCGACTCGTACGGCCCCGTGACGGACAACGCGCAGTCGGTTTACGAGCTGTCGCTTATTGAGCAGGTGCCGAATGTCGAGGAAGAGCTAAGCCGTGACTACAACATCAGCGTGAACTTCGAGCGCGCCAAGCACCTGCTCGAAGAGAACGACGGCGCGGGCAACACCTTTAAGGCGACGGCCAAGCCCGTGCTGATCGGCACGGCGGTGGTCGGGGCCACGACGATGATCTTCTCGATCATCATGATGCTCACGGAAGGGCTGAAGACCGAGTACATGGTCAACCTCTCGATGCTGCACGCGCCCTTCCTGCTGGGCCTTATCACGGGCGGCGCGGTGATCTACTGGTTCACGGGCGCGTCGATGCAGGCCGTGACGACCGGGGCTTACCGCGCGGTCGAGTACATCAAGAACAACATCAATCTCGACACGGAGAAGGCTTCGGTCGAAGACTCGAAGAAGGTCGTTGAAATCTGCACGAAGTACGCGCAGAAGGGCATGTTCAACATCTTCCTGACGGTCTTCTTCGCGACGCTCGCTTTCGCTTTCGTCGAGCCGTTCTTCTTCATCGGCTACCTGATCTCAATCGCCATCTTCGGCCTCTACCAGGCGATCTTTATGGCCAATGCCGGCGGCGCCTGGGACAACGCCAAGAAGATCGTCGAGGTCGAGCTGAAGGCGAAGGGCACGCCGCTACACGACGCCACGGTGGTCGGCGACACGGTCGGCGATCCCTTCAAGGACACCTCGTCGGTGGCGCTGAATCCTGTCATCAAGTTCACGACGCTGTTCGGGCTGCTGGCAGTCGAGCTGGCGGTCAGCCTGACCGAGAAACGGGGCGAGGACTTCAGCCACATCCTGGCGGCGGTCTTTTTCCTGGTGGCGCTCTTCTTCGTCTGGCGCTCGTTCTACGGCATGCGCATCAAGGCGGAGAAGTAA